The Planctomycetota bacterium genomic sequence GCCCGCATCCGCGCCGCCCGCTCCGGCCACGGCGCCCGCCGCCAGGACCGGAACGCCTCGTGCGCGCGCTCCACCGCCCGCGCCGCCTCCTCGGGCGTCGCCGCCTCGTACTCCGCGAAGACCTCCCCCGTCGCCGGATCCGTCGAAACGAGCTTCATGCCTCCACCCTAGCAGACCCGCGGGGGGCTTGACAACGGCCCCGTATTGCTGTAATTTCTGTTTAGACTGAAATATATGAATATCGAGAATTTCGGAGGACTCCCGCGGTGGGC encodes the following:
- a CDS encoding aldehyde dehydrogenase family protein, whose product is MKLVSTDPATGEVFAEYEAATPEEAARAVERAHEAFRSWRRAPWPERAARMRA